From the genome of Candidatus Rhodoluna planktonica:
TCCCAAGCTGGAGTCCATAGTCGCTCTAATCGCTCCGCATTCGTCGTGGCCCAAAATCAAAATCAGAGGAACGCCCAGTACTTCTACCGAATATTCGAGCGAGCCCAAAATAGTTTCGGCAATTACCTGGCCGGCATTTCTGACCACGAAAAGATCACCAAGGCCAACATCAAAAATAATTTCCGCTGATAAACGAGAGTCGGCACATCCGAACAAAGCTGCAAAAGGTTTCTGTCCGGTTGCAAGATCACTGCGACGATCAATGTCTTGACGCGGATGAGCCGGTGCTCCAGTTACAAAGCGACGATTTCCCGCTTGCATCGCTGCCCAGGCATCGGCTGGGGTTTCCGGGCGTTTTAGTTCAGTCACTACCAAACTCGTTTTCAATTTGGTTAGCGAAGGTGCTAAATTCCGACGCGGTCGCGGTGCCTTTCAGAATGAAAACCTGATTGGGAAGTTCGTAAACCCAGATTGTTGGGTCGCCTTTGACATCCTCGAGTTTGGTCAGTTTTAACCACTTCGGGTTGCTGTCGCTGCTGGCGGTGTCTGGCAGGTAACCTGCCGTTTCGAGAGCCAACCAGGTTGCGTTGTAATTGAAGGCCTGTTTCACCGAAACAAACTGATTCTGCCCACCGACTAAGCCCAGGTACCAGGTGTCGACGCCGTCAGTGCCGGGCGACCAGCGTGCAGCGTTAGCCCACCACTCATCGGGCAGGGTGGGGGTAAAAACATTGTTTGAAGTGGCCGCTTCGGTGCTTGATGCCACCGACGCAAAATCAACCGGCTGGTGGCGCGAGCTGTCATCTCGAGGCACGATCAGCACCAAAACCAAAACCAACCCGGATGTCGCCAACAGCGAAAGAAGCAAATTGTTGACCGTCTGCTTGGCGCGGTGCTTAGCTGCTGAATCGCTCAATTACTCGCCCTGCTTTTTCAAAAGTGCAGCATCAAGCTTTTTTCGGGCACCGGAAAGCCAGGTTTCACAGTGACTTGCCAACGCTTCACCGCGCTCCCAGAGTTGTAGCGAAGCCTCTAGCGGCACAGAACCCTGTTCGAGTTCGGTCACAACCTTGACCAGTTCGTCGCGAGCTTGCTCGTAAGACATCGCTTCGATGTCCGAGTTTGATGATTTCTTTTCGCTCGCCATTTCTCTCCTATTTTAAGTCGCTTTTCAGCCGACCCCGCGTTCTAATCAGCAGTCAGGGGCAGCTCGCCCTTGGCCAGTTTTGCCGTCAGTTTGCTTCCTTTGGTTACCTTTGTTGGATTTGTGACTACGTGCCCCCCGGAATCTAGAAGCACCGCGTAACCGCGTTCTAGCGTTGACTGCGGAGACAACGATCGAACCTGAGCTTTGAGGTGGCTTAATTCGAGTGCAGAAACATCCAACAGTTGACTGAATCTGTTTCTCAATCGAATAATTTCGCGCTCGGTCTCCTCATCGAGTTTTTCGATAAATCCATAAGGATTTGCCATGAGTGGCCGACTTCGCAATTGAGAAATCAATTCGCTCTGATTCTGCACCGCAGTTGCAATCCTCAAGAACGCTCGATGGGTCAACTGTGACAACATGGCGCGCTGCTCAGTTACGTCTGGAACCACTCGTTTAGCCGCATCGGTAGGGGTGGATGCCCGCAAATCGGCAACATCATCTAGAACAGGGCGGTCATTTTCATGTCCGATTGCCGAGACGAGCGGGGTCTGGATTTTGGCTGCAGTTCTGACCAGTTCTTCATCGCTGAAAACCACCAGATCGAGAAAAGAGCCGCCGCCACGCGCCACGATGATTACGTCTACCTCAGGGTCTTGATCCAGTTGTTTCATCGCCGAGATTATCTCGGGCGCAGCTTTATCGCCCTGCACCAGCGTGTTGACAACTTTGAATTCAACATTTGGCCAGCGGAGCTTCGCGTTTTTCAACACATCTTTTTCGGCATCAGAGTCTTTACCGGTGATGAGTCCGATGCAACTCGGCAAAAACGGCAGTGGTTTCTTTTTGCTCGGGTCAGTGAGGCCTTCGGCAGCGAGGGTCGCTCTCAGTCTTTCGATGCGTTCTAGGAGTTCGCCCAAACCGACCTTGCGCATCTCCAAAACCTGCATGGTGAGCTTGCCACCTTTGGGCCAAAAAGCTGGCTTGATCAGAGCAACAACACGGTCACCCTGCTTCAGGTCGACCGGGATCTTTCCGAGGCTCCAAGCGTGAATTGAGACACTGTTCTCTTGCTGCAGGTCACGGATTTCGCCGAACATGTTTGTTGGGCCGAATTTGATTTGCGAAAGCTCACCTTCGATCCAGAGAACTCCCAGACGCTCAATCCACTCTTTGAGTGTGAGCGAAAGCCTAGATACGGGCCACGGTGAAAGTTCGCTACTTACCTTGGATTCACCGGAGACGATGTCGTCAATCACGATCCTCCAAACAGTCACCACAATCCATCAAAATAACCCGCTTATCATTGAGGGGTGACTGCAAACAACAATACCCAAACCGCGCTGCCAAATCCGACTGCCAAAAAGGTTCTGTTGGCCTCGCCGCGCGGATATTGCGCAGGGGTTGATCGAGCCGTAATTGCCGTTGAAAAGGCCCTCGATCACTACGGTGCGCCGGTATACGTTCGCAAAGAAATCGTTCACAACAAACATGTAGTCACCTCGCTCGAAAAACGCGGAGCTATTTTTGTCGATGAGGTAGACGTTGTGCCCGAGGGTTCGGTGTTAGTTTTTTCAGCCCACGGAGTTTCACCGGCAGTTGTTGCGGCCGCACAAGCGCGAAATCTAAACACCATTGATGCAACCTGCCCGCTTGTCACCAAGGTGCACCGAGAAGTTCAGCGTTTCGCCAATGAAGACTACGACATTCTGCTTATCGGCCACGAGGGTCACGAGGAAGTTGAGGGCACCGCTGGCGAAGCACCAGACCATGTGCAACTCATCGACGGAGCCGAGTCAATTGCGACAGCCAAAATTCGCGACCCAAAAAAGGTAGTTTGGCTTTCACAGACCACGCTTTCGGTAGACGAAACCATGCAGACCGTATTGAAACTTCGCGAGAAGTATCCAACCCTGCAGAACCCACCCTCTGATGACATCTGCTACGCAACTCAAAACCGACAGGTCGCCATCAAGAAAGTTGGTGCTTCGTCTGACCTGGTAATTGTGGTTGGGTCGGCAAACTCATCAAACACCGTGCGCTTGGTTGAAGTAGCTCTAGAGGCGGGGGCAAAAGCCGCCTACCGTGTCGATTTTGCATCCGAGATTCAAGATGCCTGGTTTGCTGATGTCAGCACCGTTGGAGTTTCGTCTGGCGCATCGGTGCCAGAAGAACTAGTCGATGAGGTGCTCGAGTACCTGGCCAACCGCGGCTACGGCGATGTCGAAACCGTGCTTACTGCTGAAGAGGATGTTCAGTTCTCTCTGCCAAAAGAGCTTCGCAAAGAGCTCAAAGCTGCCGGCGAAGACACCAGCAACAAGCAAAAGCGCAACTAATTTCGTCTGCTACGGAATAGTTCAGCGCAGTTGCGAATTGTCACATTGCGTAACCAAGTTTTGTGGTCTAAAAATCACCGCTTACGCTTTGAAACACATACTTTCAACTGAAGGAAAACCATGTCTAAATTTCTGAAGGCCGGAATCGCATCTGCGACAATTCTGGCTCTACTTGGCGGAACCGCCGCTGCGCTGCCAGCCCAGGCTGCACCAAAAGAAATCAAAATCGCTGCCGAGAGTGCTTACCCTCCGTTTGCCTACAAGGTCGGCTCTAAGTTCCGCGGTTATGACATTGAGGTTGCCGAGGCTGTTGCCAAAAAGGCTGGCTACAAGGTCAAGTGGGTTGCTTCACAGTGGGATGGTATTTTCGCCGGCTTGAAGGCTAAGCGCTGGGATGCTATCGCCAACCAGGTAACCATCCGCGCCGACCGCAAGGCTCTGTATGACCTGTCACTTCCTTACACCTCTTCTCGCTACGTAGTAATCACCCGCAAGGATGACACTCGCGTAACCAAGATTGAAGACATCAAGGGTCTTATCGCAGCCGGTTCGGCCACAAGCTCTTTTGCTGATGAGGCTCGCAAATACGGTGCAACAGTTGAGGTTGTGGAAGACAACGCCAGCCGTTTCGCTTTGTTGACCCAGAAGAAAGTTGACATCATCATCAACGACAGCCTCTGGGCCCTTGACTACATCAAGAACAACCGTGACGCAAACGTCAAGATTGCTGCATACTTTGGCGAGCCAAGCCTGCAGGGCTTTGCATTCCGCAAGAACAGCGGATACGTTGCCAAATTCAACAAGGCACTGCTTGCTTTGAAGAAGGATGGCACCATCAAGAAGATTGGCGTGAAGTACTTCGGCAAGGATGTCAGTAAGTAGACTTTTCTCAATACTTAAGTCGACAAGAGGACGGTGGATCCATGGAATCATCGTCCTCTTGGCTTTTAATCGGTGACTCGCTTTGGCCGCTAACCGAGGCGTTGCTGACCGGCACCATCCCGCTCACGGCAGCAAGTTTTGTCCTCGGACTGGGTATCGCAATTTTCATGGCTTTGGCCCGCCTCTCCAATTTCTTTTTGCTTCGCTGGATCGCGCAGTTTTTCATCTCGATTATTCGAGGAACACCGCTGCTTTTGCAGCTCTTCATGATTTTTTACGGGTTGCCGGCATTCGGTATCGTTCTTGACCCTTGGCCAAGCGCGATTATCGCCTTTTCTATGAACGTCGGTGGCTATGCTGCAGAGACGATTCGTGCCGCAATTCTTTCGATACCGAAAGGGCAGTGGGAGGCAGCCAGCACGGTTGGCCTGACTCATACCCAAACTCTGGTTCGAATCATCCTTCCGCAGGCGGCTAGAGTGGCAATTCCACCGCTATCAAACACTCTGATTTCTCTGGTTAAAGACACATCCTTGGCATCTGTTGTTTTGGTCACCGAACTGTTCAGAGTAGCCCAAGAGATCGCAGCTCCAACCTTCGAATTCTTCACCATGTATGCGGTTGCCGGCGTTTACTACTGGGTTTTGAGCCAAATTTTGGCATTTGCCCAGAGCCGACTTGAGAAAAAACTTGACCGTAAGGTGGCCAGATGACAAACCTTATTTCGGTTCGAGGCTTGGCCAAAAAATTCGGTGAAAATCAGGTGTTTTCCGGGATTGACTTCGATGTTAGAGAAGGCTCGGTTACCGTAATCATCGGGTCATCCGGGTCTGGAAAAACTACAATTCTGCGATCGTTGAATGCGCTAGAGCAACCCGAATCTGGCACGGTTCAAATTCGCGACTTCGTCGTTGATTACTCAAAAAAGTTGACCAAAAAAGAGATTGTTGAGTTGCGCGGTCACAGCGGAATGGTTTTCCAAGGGAACAACCTTTTTGGCAACCTGAATGTTTTGCAGAACATTATTGAAGGGCCAATTCGGGCTCAAAAGCGTCCCCGCGAAGAAGTTGTGGCAGAGGCACGCGAGCTTCTAAAGCTGGTGGGGATCGAAGCTAAAGAAAACGCTTATCCGCACGAGCTATCTGGCGGGCAGCAGCAAAGAGTTGGAATCGCCAGGGCTCTGGCTCTAAAGCCTGACGTTTTGCTTTTTGATGAGCCTACGTCCGCTCTTGATCCAGAGCTGGTGGGCGAAGTGCTTGAAGCAATGCGCAAGCTGGCCAATCAGGGTTGGACCATGGTAGTGGTTACGCATGAAATGCGATTTGCTCGAGATGTGGCCGACCAAGTGCTGTTTATTGACGGTGGTCGCATTGTCGAGCGGGGAACCGCTGCCGAGGTTTTGCAGAATCCAAAAGAACTTAGAACGAAAGAATTCTTGAAGCGCATCCTCGG
Proteins encoded in this window:
- a CDS encoding carbonic anhydrase: MTELKRPETPADAWAAMQAGNRRFVTGAPAHPRQDIDRRSDLATGQKPFAALFGCADSRLSAEIIFDVGLGDLFVVRNAGQVIAETILGSLEYSVEVLGVPLILILGHDECGAIRATMDSSLGLLKTNGEFIQNLVDRIQPTVTAANQAGKFEIDDVTELHIQDTINELLTRSRLISDAVKAGKLAVVGANYRLALGEIHPILEVGNV
- a CDS encoding DUF4245 family protein encodes the protein MSDSAAKHRAKQTVNNLLLSLLATSGLVLVLVLIVPRDDSSRHQPVDFASVASSTEAATSNNVFTPTLPDEWWANAARWSPGTDGVDTWYLGLVGGQNQFVSVKQAFNYNATWLALETAGYLPDTASSDSNPKWLKLTKLEDVKGDPTIWVYELPNQVFILKGTATASEFSTFANQIENEFGSD
- a CDS encoding amino acid ABC transporter ATP-binding protein, translated to MTNLISVRGLAKKFGENQVFSGIDFDVREGSVTVIIGSSGSGKTTILRSLNALEQPESGTVQIRDFVVDYSKKLTKKEIVELRGHSGMVFQGNNLFGNLNVLQNIIEGPIRAQKRPREEVVAEARELLKLVGIEAKENAYPHELSGGQQQRVGIARALALKPDVLLFDEPTSALDPELVGEVLEAMRKLANQGWTMVVVTHEMRFARDVADQVLFIDGGRIVERGTAAEVLQNPKELRTKEFLKRILGDN
- the xseA gene encoding exodeoxyribonuclease VII large subunit, whose translation is MIDDIVSGESKVSSELSPWPVSRLSLTLKEWIERLGVLWIEGELSQIKFGPTNMFGEIRDLQQENSVSIHAWSLGKIPVDLKQGDRVVALIKPAFWPKGGKLTMQVLEMRKVGLGELLERIERLRATLAAEGLTDPSKKKPLPFLPSCIGLITGKDSDAEKDVLKNAKLRWPNVEFKVVNTLVQGDKAAPEIISAMKQLDQDPEVDVIIVARGGGSFLDLVVFSDEELVRTAAKIQTPLVSAIGHENDRPVLDDVADLRASTPTDAAKRVVPDVTEQRAMLSQLTHRAFLRIATAVQNQSELISQLRSRPLMANPYGFIEKLDEETEREIIRLRNRFSQLLDVSALELSHLKAQVRSLSPQSTLERGYAVLLDSGGHVVTNPTKVTKGSKLTAKLAKGELPLTAD
- a CDS encoding amino acid ABC transporter permease; its protein translation is MESSSSWLLIGDSLWPLTEALLTGTIPLTAASFVLGLGIAIFMALARLSNFFLLRWIAQFFISIIRGTPLLLQLFMIFYGLPAFGIVLDPWPSAIIAFSMNVGGYAAETIRAAILSIPKGQWEAASTVGLTHTQTLVRIILPQAARVAIPPLSNTLISLVKDTSLASVVLVTELFRVAQEIAAPTFEFFTMYAVAGVYYWVLSQILAFAQSRLEKKLDRKVAR
- a CDS encoding exodeoxyribonuclease VII small subunit translates to MASEKKSSNSDIEAMSYEQARDELVKVVTELEQGSVPLEASLQLWERGEALASHCETWLSGARKKLDAALLKKQGE
- a CDS encoding 4-hydroxy-3-methylbut-2-enyl diphosphate reductase; this encodes MTANNNTQTALPNPTAKKVLLASPRGYCAGVDRAVIAVEKALDHYGAPVYVRKEIVHNKHVVTSLEKRGAIFVDEVDVVPEGSVLVFSAHGVSPAVVAAAQARNLNTIDATCPLVTKVHREVQRFANEDYDILLIGHEGHEEVEGTAGEAPDHVQLIDGAESIATAKIRDPKKVVWLSQTTLSVDETMQTVLKLREKYPTLQNPPSDDICYATQNRQVAIKKVGASSDLVIVVGSANSSNTVRLVEVALEAGAKAAYRVDFASEIQDAWFADVSTVGVSSGASVPEELVDEVLEYLANRGYGDVETVLTAEEDVQFSLPKELRKELKAAGEDTSNKQKRN
- a CDS encoding transporter substrate-binding domain-containing protein, coding for MSKFLKAGIASATILALLGGTAAALPAQAAPKEIKIAAESAYPPFAYKVGSKFRGYDIEVAEAVAKKAGYKVKWVASQWDGIFAGLKAKRWDAIANQVTIRADRKALYDLSLPYTSSRYVVITRKDDTRVTKIEDIKGLIAAGSATSSFADEARKYGATVEVVEDNASRFALLTQKKVDIIINDSLWALDYIKNNRDANVKIAAYFGEPSLQGFAFRKNSGYVAKFNKALLALKKDGTIKKIGVKYFGKDVSK